In Malania oleifera isolate guangnan ecotype guangnan chromosome 8, ASM2987363v1, whole genome shotgun sequence, a single window of DNA contains:
- the LOC131163014 gene encoding uncharacterized protein At1g01500-like isoform X1, whose amino-acid sequence MECSYETLNKDEPTDPCLQIITSKSPLSWFDLRVFYVRISNFEVDDSTPEFLTLNHIPLNRDTLLEVNGARSGIYSDGVSSLLRRDRVDKKSEEATFVCTDSIRLTGSVKFEVFDREDFVLSGVLEMSCRNGFTGESKGDTRRWSMNCESGTTNGSSFLRIKHQTTGPELPLPTIEVYIAGCFAGTPIILTKTLQLSHRKKHNRKGMLDSIPENETTEGQKNVPSALDMSSAIQVSEYKSYKLETKEEEEEYEKYYYWRAEFGEGEDGELSWFNAGVRVGVGIGLGICLGIGIGVGLLVRTYQSTTRGFKRRLL is encoded by the exons ATGGAGTGTTCTTATGAAACATTAAACAAAGATGAACCCACTGATCCTTGCCTCCAAATCATTACTAGCAAATCGCCTTTGTCCTGGTTTGATTTGAGAGTGTTCTATGTGAGAATCAGCAACTTTGAGGTGGATGATTCAACTCCTGAGTTTCTCACCCTTAACCATATCCCCCTAAACCGCGACACCCTCCTCGAAGTCAATGGTGCCCGAAGTGGCATCTACTCGGATGGAGTCTCCTCCCTTCTCAGACGGGATCGGGTGGATAAGAAATCCGAAGAGGCCACATTCGTGTGCACAGACAGTATCAGACTGACTGGGAGTGTGAAGTTTGAGGTTTTCGATAGGGAGGATTTTGTGCTCTCGGGAGTCTTGGAGATGTCTTGTAGGAACGGTTTCACCGGGGAGTCGAAAGGCGATACGAGGCGATGGAGCATGAATTGCGAGTCGGGGACAACCAATGGCTCCAGTTTCTTGAGAATAAAACATCAAACCACTGGCCCCGAACTGCCATTGCCAACCATCGAGGTTTACATTGCGGGGTGCTTCGCAGGAACACCAATCATCCTGACCAAGACCCTACAGCTTAGTCATAGGAAGAAGCACAATAGGAAGGGGATGCTGGACTCAATCCCAGAGAATGAAACTACAGAAGGCCAGAAGAATGTCCCCTCTGCACTTGACATG AGTTCGGCAATTCAGGTATCGGAATACAAGAGCTACAAGCTCGagaccaaagaagaagaagaagagtatgAGAAGTACTACTACTGGAGGGCAGAGTTTGGAGAAGGGGAAGATGGGGAGCTGTCATGGTTCAATGCAGGGGTGAGGGTTGGGGTGGGAATTGGGCTGGGCATTTGCCTTGGAATTGGAATTGGGGTTGGCTTGCTTGTACGAACTTACCAATCTACCACTCGTGGCTTCAAAAGACGCCTTCTGTAA
- the LOC131163014 gene encoding uncharacterized protein At1g01500-like isoform X2 encodes MECSYETLNKDEPTDPCLQIITSKSPLSWFDLRVFYVRISNFEVDDSTPEFLTLNHIPLNRDTLLEVNGARSGIYSDGVSSLLRRDRVDKKSEEATFVCTDSIRLTGSVKFEVFDREDFVLSGVLEMSCRNGFTGESKGDTRRWSMNCESGTTNGSSFLRIKHQTTGPELPLPTIEVYIAGCFAGTPIILTKTLQLSHRKKHNRKGMLDSIPENETTEGQKNVPSALDMVSEYKSYKLETKEEEEEYEKYYYWRAEFGEGEDGELSWFNAGVRVGVGIGLGICLGIGIGVGLLVRTYQSTTRGFKRRLL; translated from the exons ATGGAGTGTTCTTATGAAACATTAAACAAAGATGAACCCACTGATCCTTGCCTCCAAATCATTACTAGCAAATCGCCTTTGTCCTGGTTTGATTTGAGAGTGTTCTATGTGAGAATCAGCAACTTTGAGGTGGATGATTCAACTCCTGAGTTTCTCACCCTTAACCATATCCCCCTAAACCGCGACACCCTCCTCGAAGTCAATGGTGCCCGAAGTGGCATCTACTCGGATGGAGTCTCCTCCCTTCTCAGACGGGATCGGGTGGATAAGAAATCCGAAGAGGCCACATTCGTGTGCACAGACAGTATCAGACTGACTGGGAGTGTGAAGTTTGAGGTTTTCGATAGGGAGGATTTTGTGCTCTCGGGAGTCTTGGAGATGTCTTGTAGGAACGGTTTCACCGGGGAGTCGAAAGGCGATACGAGGCGATGGAGCATGAATTGCGAGTCGGGGACAACCAATGGCTCCAGTTTCTTGAGAATAAAACATCAAACCACTGGCCCCGAACTGCCATTGCCAACCATCGAGGTTTACATTGCGGGGTGCTTCGCAGGAACACCAATCATCCTGACCAAGACCCTACAGCTTAGTCATAGGAAGAAGCACAATAGGAAGGGGATGCTGGACTCAATCCCAGAGAATGAAACTACAGAAGGCCAGAAGAATGTCCCCTCTGCACTTGACATG GTATCGGAATACAAGAGCTACAAGCTCGagaccaaagaagaagaagaagagtatgAGAAGTACTACTACTGGAGGGCAGAGTTTGGAGAAGGGGAAGATGGGGAGCTGTCATGGTTCAATGCAGGGGTGAGGGTTGGGGTGGGAATTGGGCTGGGCATTTGCCTTGGAATTGGAATTGGGGTTGGCTTGCTTGTACGAACTTACCAATCTACCACTCGTGGCTTCAAAAGACGCCTTCTGTAA